The Verrucomicrobium spinosum DSM 4136 = JCM 18804 DNA segment GCCATGTTCAGGATGACCCCGCCCCCCTGGCCGGCCATGATCTCCACCGCCGGTCGGAGACAGTTCGCCACCCCTTTCACATTGACCCGATAGATCCGGTCGAGGTCTGCCTCAGAAGTCGTCTGCACATTGCCGACATGAGCGATCCCCGCGTTATTGACGAGAATGTCCAACCTTCCGTACTTGGCGGCCACGTTGCGGATGGCGTTGGCTGCGGAGTCCGCGTCAGCAATATCACATGCAGCGGCCCCCGCCTCCCCTCCTTCCTCGATTACCGACTGCGCGACGCGGCCCGCAGCCGCTTCATCAAGATCGAGAATTTCCACCCTGGCCCCCTGACGCGCAAAAGCTCGCACCATCGCTTCGCCGATACCCGACCCACCACCGGTGATCACCGCGGTTTTTCCATGCAGGGAGAACATGCTCATGGACTCAGCCTAGCAATGGCCCCCAACTGCTCAACCACGGAATGGTGCGCTGACACAGAACCACTTCCATCGGTCACTTTTGTATCGCGCAGGGTGCGCCCTCCAACCGTCTTGTAAACCAAGACGCAGGCTAGGGTCAACCACTCCCCATGACTCCGAATGTTTCTTATCACCCATCCACCAAACAGCTCAGCCATGGCCAATTCGTCCCAATTCGTCCGGATTTCACCGACATTCACCCCCGCTATGCACCTCAAGTTGATTGGTTTCCGGCAGAAACTGCCTCTCCGTTAAGAATAGAACTTGCCCCATCTGCCATCTAGGGTGATGGATTGCCCGCACCAGAGTCCCCTTCGACCTTTGCCTTGAAACTTCATGGAGTTTGACTGGATAGACGTCCCTTTCGACCTGACCACGCTGCCTCCCAAGGATATCGAGGAGTCTTTCGAAGACCCTTTTGCCCTGAAACTTCTGCCCGATGGTGAGAGCGAAGATGTCCGCGCGGCGCGCTACTTTTCCCTCGGCAAGTCCCTCTCTGGGAGGGGGATTTTCAGCGTCTTCTGGACGGATGGCAAGCGCTACCGGGTGATCCTCTCCCGTCCGATGAGCCCCGAAGAAGAACACTTCTACGAGCGCAAGAAGTCTGAAGATCTCTAGCCCCTGTCCTCTCTCCCCATCTGGCCTCCCTGACCGCCCCCACATGAAATTGATCCGCACCTGGAGTGAAATGCCTCATTTTGAGAATGAGGAGGAGGAAGCCAAGTTCTGGATGGTGCACCAGCTGGATGCCCGGCTCATGCAGACCTCCATGCACCGCCCGGATGTGCGTGAGTCCACCACCATCACCCTGCGCTTTGATCCCCGCATGCTCTCCCGCATCAAGCGCATCGCGCGCCGACGGTACCTGAACTACCAGAGCATGATCAAGCAGTGGTTGAGCGAGCGCATGGAGCAGGAATTGAAGGATTAGGGGAACCGGACGCTCGCTTGCGTTTGAATCGTCAGTTTGGTTAAATCGGATGATTGGCCAATCTGAATCATGCCCTCTCCCGCATGCGACGTATTCACCTGTAGGCCCTGTCGAAAGCACTACTCCCAGGAGGAACTTGGCGGGAGACGCGCCTGTCCCAAGTGCCGTGGACCGCTCTTCAGCACGATCATCCGGACAGTCGGTGGCTGGCCATCTTTTTCATCGCATCTGCCGCAGTTGCCTTGGTGCTGGCCTCCCTCTGGTGGCAGTTTACCAGAAGGATATTCTTCGTGCTTGGCATCCTCGCATTTCAGATTCCCGCTCTTTTCTCAGCAGGGCTTTCATCTGAGACGCTTGGGCCCGTCTTGATGACTCACCATCTGGTCCCACTCTTGGGCGTTCTCAACCTGTGCATCATGGTCTATCTGATGGCTTCCTTTTATGCTTGGCATCAGTTCGCCAGTTACTGCAGGGTCGCCTCTCAGAAAGGCCTCTAAGCTCGGATGTTCGCGGTGTTTCCTGGTCTTGAGCCTCGCCCGGGTAAACCTGAGGTGACGCCCACCACCGCAGCCTCGCCTCCATAGACGCGAGCGCCCTGGACTCGCTTTTTGTCATGAGCGAGATTAAATGGATCGCCATGCTCACCCCTTGCCCAGATGCTGCCCTCCCCCGCGGGTTTCACACCACACGGTGGAGCGTCATCAGGCAGGCCATTGCCGACGATGACAAACAGTCGAGGGAGGCTTTGGAGCAGATCTGCCGGGCCTACTGGTACCCACTCTACGCTTTCGTAAGAAGATCCGGCCACAGCCGCGAAGATTCCCAGGATCTGGTGCAGGGTTTCTTCCTCAAACTGCTGAACAAACATCTCCTGGGAGTAGCAAATCCTGATAAGGGGAAACTGCGCACCTTTCTCCTCACCTGCCTGAGACGTTACCTTCTGGATGAGCGGGATCGAGCCATGGCCCAGAAGCGAGAAGGAAATCGGGGGGTGAGTTCGAGCCTGGCTCTGGATACAGACTGGGCTGAGCAACGCTACGCGGAGGAGCCTGTGGACCACCTCACCCCGGACCGGTTGTTTCAAAGGCGCTGGGCTCTCACCGTCCTGGAACTTACCCTGCAATTGCTGGGTGAGGAGTATGAGCGCCGGGACAAACGTCAGCTTTTTGTGACGTTACGGCCTTTCCTGGGCTTCAAGGCGGATCCCACTGCGCTGCCTTCTTGCGAAGCCGTGGCAAAACAGTTGGGGATGCCGGAGGCCACGGTGAGGAGCCACATCTTCCGCCTCCGGCAGCGCTGGAGCGAACTGATGTTTGAACAGGTCGCAGCAACCTTGGGAGAGGATTCTTCCCAAGCAGTCAAAGATGAACTGAAGGAGCTGTTGGAATGCGTTTGAAGCAGGGCTGCAGCTTCCCTCTGAATCCGACATTGCGAAATCCGCTTGCAACTTTGTCTGCACGATTCCGAATCTCCCTTCATGAGCGATTCGCATTCCCCACACCCTGGGCCAGGGGAAGCTGACGCGGCGTCCGTCCCGCTCCCACCTTCGCCGCCTAACGGGCAGGGACTTCCTGAGCTTCACGGATTGGACGCCAGAGAGCTGCTTCTGGGTTGCCTCCCAGGCACAGGCTACGGCCCGGCTCTATCCTGGAATCCACCCGATGTGAAGCATCTGGCAGAGTTGCTTCCTCAATACCGGATCGAGAAACTCATCGGCTTCGGCGGGATGGGCGCAGTGTATCAAGGCAGCCAGGCATCGCTGCAACGCAAGGTAGCGATCAAGCTCCTCCCTATGGAACTCTCCGTGGATGAGGTCTTCGTCGCCAGATTCCAGCGCGAGGCTCAAACGCTTGCCCACCTCCAGCATCCCGGCATCGTAGCCGTCTATGACTTCGGCCAGACCAAGGAAGGCCACCTCTATTTTGTGATGGAATTCGTCCTGGGCTGTGATCTGGGTCAGCTCCTCACCTCCCGCCCCATGAGCCCTACCCGCGTGCTGGAGACCATCATCCAGCTCTGTGATGCTCTCCATTATGCTCACAGCGAGGGCATCATCCATCGCGATATCAAGCCCTCCAACGTACTCGTCACCCCGGAAGGCAGGGTGAAGCTGACTGACTTTGGCCTGGCACGGCCGATGACTGAAGCGGAAGGAGGCCAGCTCACCACGCCCAGTCTGGTCATGGGCACCCCGGCCTACATGGCCCCCGAGCTGCGCCAGGGTCACTCCGACCACCGTGCAGACATCTTTGCCCTGGGCGTGATGCTCTACGAGATGCTGACTGGCTCTCCTCCACAGGGAGCCTTTCCTCCACCTTCGCAAAAGGCGCCCGTGGATGCACGACTTGATGACATCGTGGTCAAGGCCATGCGGCAGGAGCCTGCGCATCGCTACCAGGAGGTGCGGCAGATGCAGAAGGAGGTGGACCAAGTGCGTACCACCATCCAGCCGTCACCCACTGGAAAGCGAAATCGCATCCGCATCACATTGAGCATAAGCGCGATCTCGGTCGGGCTGGCACTCGCCGTCAGTGCCTTGGCATGGAAGCGGCCCCTCTGGGTCCTCGGTCGCAACGCGCCTTCGCCCGCCGTGGGAAATGACGTTACCAGCAACAGAAGCTCCCCTGCCACCATCAGGGAGACAATGCCGACCGTCAGGGCCATGGCGACATTCACAGCTGCCCAATACAGTGCCACCCAGCCCTTCTCAAACCATCTGGGTATGAAGTTTGTGCCTGTACCCGGCACGTCCGTGTTGATGTGCATTCATGAAACCCGGAAGGCTGATTATGCGGCATACACCCACGCCATGCCCGCGACGATGGACAGGAGCTGGGTCCGCCCCATAAGGGACGGTCTTGAGATATCTCCTGGTGCGGGTCACCCCGTCTCCATGGTGAGCTGGCAGGATGCCACCGCCTTTTGCATTTGGCTCAGCCAGATGGAGCATCTCCGCTATCGCCTCCCGACTGACCGGGAGTGGAGCATGGCGGTGGGCATCGGCGGGAGGGAGCCTTTGGATGCCACCCCCGAGAGCCTGAATGACGCCATCACCCGAGAGCATCCGTGGGGTCAGCAATGGCCACCCCCAAGCGGGGCTGGCAATCTTGCCGACCTCACCCTTGCCGAAACCTACCACTATCCTGCCGGGCGGTTTATCAAAGGATACCGCGATGGTTTTGCCAACACCGCACCGGTGATGAGCTTCCCTCCCAATGCCCTGGGTTTGTATGACCTGGGTGGCAATGTCTGGGAGTGGTGCCAGGACTGGTTCAATACATCACAACAACGCAAAGTGCTCCGCGGAGGTTGTTTCAATGACCAGGGCATGGAGTACCTGCACTCCTCCCACCGGGCGCAGAATGCGGTCGATCTGCGCCACATCGCTTATGGCTTCCGGTGTGTGCTGGAAGTCGCCCCTCCCGATCCAACAGCGGGATCGTAGTCAACGGCCTGTGACACTGCCTCGCTCCGCAGCAGGGAGATCGTGCCTTCATCACTTGAGGAGCTGGCCACCGCCTCTCTACAAAGATCTCTTGTGCAAAGAAAAGCCGTCCTGTTTTGCAACGCAGCGTTCCCAATCCCGAAAATCACCTATGACCCTACATCACTCTCATTTTCCTCGCGGTCGCCTGCGTCGCCCCCCTCAACCTCCCCGGTCGTTCATCCATGAAATCGCCCTTGATCATCCCATCGGTGCTCACCCTCGCGCTTCACCTCTCTCTGAGCCTGAGTGCCCAGGAAATGGAGATATTTAATGGGAAGGATCTCACTGGCTGGCGGGGACTGCCGGCCGTCTGGGCAGTCCAGGATGGCGCTATTACCGGAAGGGCCGCAGAAAACCGGGAGAACACCTTCCTCATCTGGGAGGGCGGCACCGTTAAGGACTTTGAGTTCTCATGTGAGTACAAACTGACCGCGAACAACCCCGAAAAAATCGCCAACACCGGCATTCAGTTTCGCGCCCACATCGTGGACAACGCAGGCTTGAAACTGACGGGCTACCAGGCCGAGATGGACAATGGAGCCCAGCGTCCCAAGCGATGGCCTGTCATGAAAAACACCAACGGCAGCGTCATTGAGGATGCACCGGGCAAACTGCTCGCCCCGGCGGGTCAGCGGACCGTCGCCCAGAATGGCAATGTTTCAGATAATCCGATGATGGGCATCTACACCACCACCGGCACCACCACCTCCCAGGAAGTGCTCGACCGGGTTTACCGGAAAGAAGGCTGGAATACGCTTCGCATCATCGCCCACGGCAATCGCATTCAGACCTTCATCAACGGACTTCCAGCGGCAGAATGCGTTGACTCCGCGTACCGCTACCAGTCCGGTCATCTGGGCTTGCAATATCACGGGAGGGGAGCCAAAACGGTACAGTTCAAGAACCTCAAGCTGACGCATCTGCGCGACGCGCCGCTGGTCGCGCAAACGCCCGACGTTTCGCCCGCCCCTTCCAGCGCCTCGCCGGCCCCCAACAGCGCCACCGACACCCTGCCGCCGCTAAAGGCCTGTCTTCTGGACTACATGTGGGAGTGGAACTCTCCTCTCGGCAAGACCCTGGCAGCCTTTCAGCCCGACGGCACCTTGATCTTAAAAGATAAACGTGCGCTAAAGTGGAGCATGACTGGATCACAAACCATCCAGGTTACAGGAGACTCCGGCAAGGCGGTGGAACTGGTCTTCGATACCACGTTCTCCACCTTCAAAATGTCTTCCGCCGCAGGGTCCAATGAATCCTCCCAAATATGGGGCACACGATCCACCACCCTGCCGCCCCGGCTGGAAAGCGTGATCACCACCCGGGCGTGGGCCTGGCGCCAGGTCTGGGCCCCGCCGTCGAAACGCTGGAGTGAAGTCCGCTTTGATCGAGATGGCACCTTCCGTGCCTTCCACGGCACCTCCCTGGCCTACACAGGCAAGTGGGAAGTGGCCGGGCCGGGCCGGATCAAGATCCCCAATAACAAAATCCCCTTCATTTCCACCTTTGGTTATTTCCTTCAATTTGACAACGAATTCACCCGGTTCGAAGCGACCGACCTGGGCAAGCGCAAGGTTCCCGGCGAGAACATCGGCCCCGCCAGTCAAGCACCTTTGCCCCTCCCTCCTCCGAAACCGGAGGATGAATTCAGGACGGCTTTTGCCATGGTCAGTGGGAGCTCCAACGGCGGCACCAACTCCGGCTTTGGCGACACCAAACGCACGCTGGATGTGTCCATCAACACCGCCAGCGACGACCACATTCACGTCACGGTCAAGGCCAGTTGGGTGGTGCTCACTCCTGGTCGACAACTGGTCCCAAGCCGTACGGAAACCCGAAAGTTCACCATTGGAGGGGACCACCCTTACTACGAGAAGTTTTCCATCACATCCGTCTGGCAACGCACCAACGGCATGACCGACGGCATCACAAATGAGGACGGCGTCCTGCGCGGCTGGGTGGTGCGGGCCTACGACGTAAACGGCAAGGAGATCTCCGCCGCGGCCAGCCAGCCCGCATATCTCGACATTGGCAAATGAGATGAAACGGGAGCACCGGCACCCCCTTGATCCAGCTTCTAATGTTGCCGTGTTGAATCACGACGGAATTCCGAGGATCACGCGTCAACCTTCAACGCGGGCAGCATCCGCCAGGGCCCACACTTTCAACTCCTCGAACCCAGCTCATACCGCCTTGCCTTCACTCGTGGAGAAGTCCACCTCCAGTCGCCATCCTTCATGAGCGCCCGGTGTTTCAATGACCCTCTCAGCACCTCCAGCACTCTTTGAGGTTCACAGCCGTAGAGCCCCGCGCCCCAGCATGGATTCGCCTCGACGACGGCCCAGCCCCGCTCCAGGGTGACACCGACATCCAGCACGAAGGCAGATGGAATCGAGACGTCAGTTGCCGTCAGCAGCGAATCCACAAAAGCCCTCGTTGCTTCTTCCTCTCCAGATTGACACCGAGTCAGGGGTGACCCGTGGTGCTAGCAAAACCAGGGGAGGATTGGATGGCTCGGGGAGGTTCATGAGAACTTCACCCACCCTGCACGCCCACGACGTCCACAGCAACACCCTTCCGCCCTCCCAACCCTCTTGCAGTCCGCCGCCACTTCACATAGCGTCGAAAACGAGTTCTCCAATGGCTCCCCCTTTGTCCTCCCTTCCCCTCCAACCTGGACAGCATCTCTGCCGCCCCTGCCGCAAAACCTACACCGCTACCGAAGTGCAGGGCCGCAAGTCGTGCCCCAAATGCAGGGGGCCGTTGGTCAGCAGTCAGCAGCTCGAAAGCTACCAGGCGGATACCCACACCAGCTTGAGCAGGTTGAAGCATCAGTCTTCTTCCACCCTGGCCGGCGGTGCGCTCCTCGCCATGGGCATCCAGACGGTCATCAACATCGTCATGCACGACCCTGACTTTCACGCGCTCACCTTCATGGTGTTTGCTGGAGGCCTCCTTAGCCTCATGACCACCGGCCTTTGGTGGCATACCTCCCGCCCTTCCTTGATGCTGGCAGCCTCCCTGGTGTTTCAAGCCACCGCATTCGTCTATTTCTTTTCCGTTTTTGCCGCTGCCGGCACCCTAAACATTCTAGAATCGAAGTGGGGCATGCGGATCACTTTTATCATGGCACTCGCCCCCTTTTGCATCGCCCTGCTCGCCTGGCATCAGTATCGAAGTTACTTGAGAGTGCTGAAGCCGAGGTGAACCGGAATTAAGCCCAAAAAACAAAAACGCCCCCCGTTTCCGGAGGGCGTTTAAGAATTCAATCTCCCGGCAGATCAGCGGGTTTAGGCCACCGCTTCGTCGCTCTCGGCGCCAAAGGTCGGCTTCACCGTCTCAACGACGTTGAAGTTGCGGTTGGTGCGGAAACCAGTGCCGGCAGGGATCAGGTGACCCATGATGACGTTTTCCTTGAAGCCGCGGAGCAGGTCGTTTTTCGCCAGGGTAGCCGCTTCGGTAAGCACACGGGTGGTGTCCTGGAAGCTGGCGGCACTGATGAAGCTGTCCGTCTCAAGGCTGGCCTTGGTGATGCCAAGGAGCACCGGCTCGGCCGTCGCAGGCTTGCCGCCCTCGTCGGACACACGCTGGTTTTCACGCTCGAATTCCAGACGGTCGATCTGGTCACCCCAAAGGAAGGCGGTGTCACCGGGTTCGGTGATCTTCACCTTGCGCAGCATCTGGCGGATGATGATCTCGACGTGCTTGTCGTTGATCTCCACGCCCTGCGCACGGTACACTTCCTGAACCTCATTGACGAGGTGTTCACGCAGGGCCTGAGGCCCGAGGATCTCCAGGATCTCATGCGGCACGACGGCCCCTTCCGTGAGCTGGTCGCCCTTGGTCACATGGTCGCCGTTCTGCACGAAGATGTGCTTGTTGCGAGGAATAAGGTGTTCCTCCTGCTGACCAGTCTTCGAGTCGGTGATGATCACACGACGCTTGCCACGCACCAGGCCGCCGATTTCAATGTTGCCATCGATCTTGGCGATTTCGCACGCATCCTTGGGCTTGCGAGCTTCGAAAAGCTCGGCCACACGGGGAAGACCCCCGGTAATGTCCTTGGTCTTGGCAGCCTTGCGCGGGGTCTTGGCGAGCACGGTACCGGCATCCACCTTCTCGTTGTTCTTCACGGAAAGGTGAGCACCAGCGGGAATGGTGTAGCTGGCCAGGATCTCCTTGGTCTTCGGATCCACAATGACGATCTGCGGGTGCAGGTCTTCCTTGTGCTCGATGACGACGGTTTCCTCGTTGCCGGTCGCTTGGTTGACCTCCTTGGTGATGGTCACGCCACCAAGCATGTCGCGGAATTCAATCTTGCCCTGCTTCTCGGTGATGATCGGCACGTTGTACGGATCCCAGGTGACAATCGTCTCGCCCTTCTTGACCTTGCCGCCGTCCTCTTTCGAGATGAGGGCACCGAGGACAATCTTGTGGGACTCGAGTTCGCGACCCGCATCATCGTGAATGCTGATGGTGCCGTTCTTGGTGAGCACCACGCTGCCTTCCGGCGTGTTGACGATACGAAGCTCATTGTACCGGATGGAACCCGCGTTCTTCGTGACGATGATGGGCTGCTTGAAGGCACCTGCGGCCACACCACCGACGTGGAAGGTACGCATGGTGAGCTGCGTTCCCGGTTCACCAATGGACTGGGCGGCCACAATGCCGACGGCTTCACCCACCTTGACCACACGGCCAGTGGCGAGGCTGAGGCCATAACATTTGGCACAGCAACCGCGCTTGCTTTCGCAAGTGAGCACGGAGCGGATCTTGAGCTTTTCAACACCGATCTTCACCAGGTGGTTGGCCACCTCTTCTGTGATCAGCTGGCCATATTCCACCAGGGTGGTCTTGTCCACCGGGTCATGGATGGTCTCGCAGGAGACACGGCCATAGATACGGGTCTTCAGGTCCACCACTTCGTCGTCACCCTGGTAGATGGAGGAGAGCGTGATGCCGTTGACGGTACCACAATCCTCCTCGGTCACGATGACGTCCTGAGCTACATCGACCAGCTTACGGGTCATGTAGCCGGAGTCAGCCGTCTTCAACGCGGTGTCGGAGAGACCCTTGCGGGCGCCGTGGGTGGAGATGAAGTACTCCAGCACAGTCAGACCTTCACGGAAGTTCGAGGTAATGGGCTGCTCGATAATCTCACCGCTCGGCTTGGCCATAAGACCGCGCATCCCGGCGAGCTGCTTGATCTGCGTCTGGTTGCCTCGGGCACCCGAGGTCACCATCACGTAGAGCGGGTTGTGGAGTTTCTTGCCGTCGTTGTACTCGAGCGTGCGGAACACTTCCTTGGTGACTTCTTCACCCACGCCGGTCCAGATGTCGATGACCTTCTGCTGGCGTTCACCGTTGGTGATGATGCCTCGCTTGTACTGCTTCG contains these protein-coding regions:
- a CDS encoding SDR family NAD(P)-dependent oxidoreductase, with protein sequence MFSLHGKTAVITGGGSGIGEAMVRAFARQGARVEILDLDEAAAGRVAQSVIEEGGEAGAAACDIADADSAANAIRNVAAKYGRLDILVNNAGIAHVGNVQTTSEADLDRIYRVNVKGVANCLRPAVEIMAGQGGGVILNMASIAGQMGIGDRFAYSMSKGAVLAMTYSVAQDYLKQGIRCNAICPGRIHTPFVDGFIAKNYPDRQAEMFEKLSKTQPVGRMGTPEEVAAAAVFLCSDEASFITGVAYPVDGGTLYLR
- a CDS encoding CopG family antitoxin: MKLIRTWSEMPHFENEEEEAKFWMVHQLDARLMQTSMHRPDVRESTTITLRFDPRMLSRIKRIARRRYLNYQSMIKQWLSERMEQELKD
- a CDS encoding RNA polymerase sigma factor codes for the protein MSEIKWIAMLTPCPDAALPRGFHTTRWSVIRQAIADDDKQSREALEQICRAYWYPLYAFVRRSGHSREDSQDLVQGFFLKLLNKHLLGVANPDKGKLRTFLLTCLRRYLLDERDRAMAQKREGNRGVSSSLALDTDWAEQRYAEEPVDHLTPDRLFQRRWALTVLELTLQLLGEEYERRDKRQLFVTLRPFLGFKADPTALPSCEAVAKQLGMPEATVRSHIFRLRQRWSELMFEQVAATLGEDSSQAVKDELKELLECV
- a CDS encoding bifunctional serine/threonine-protein kinase/formylglycine-generating enzyme family protein, with protein sequence MDARELLLGCLPGTGYGPALSWNPPDVKHLAELLPQYRIEKLIGFGGMGAVYQGSQASLQRKVAIKLLPMELSVDEVFVARFQREAQTLAHLQHPGIVAVYDFGQTKEGHLYFVMEFVLGCDLGQLLTSRPMSPTRVLETIIQLCDALHYAHSEGIIHRDIKPSNVLVTPEGRVKLTDFGLARPMTEAEGGQLTTPSLVMGTPAYMAPELRQGHSDHRADIFALGVMLYEMLTGSPPQGAFPPPSQKAPVDARLDDIVVKAMRQEPAHRYQEVRQMQKEVDQVRTTIQPSPTGKRNRIRITLSISAISVGLALAVSALAWKRPLWVLGRNAPSPAVGNDVTSNRSSPATIRETMPTVRAMATFTAAQYSATQPFSNHLGMKFVPVPGTSVLMCIHETRKADYAAYTHAMPATMDRSWVRPIRDGLEISPGAGHPVSMVSWQDATAFCIWLSQMEHLRYRLPTDREWSMAVGIGGREPLDATPESLNDAITREHPWGQQWPPPSGAGNLADLTLAETYHYPAGRFIKGYRDGFANTAPVMSFPPNALGLYDLGGNVWEWCQDWFNTSQQRKVLRGGCFNDQGMEYLHSSHRAQNAVDLRHIAYGFRCVLEVAPPDPTAGS
- a CDS encoding 3-keto-disaccharide hydrolase, whose protein sequence is MKSPLIIPSVLTLALHLSLSLSAQEMEIFNGKDLTGWRGLPAVWAVQDGAITGRAAENRENTFLIWEGGTVKDFEFSCEYKLTANNPEKIANTGIQFRAHIVDNAGLKLTGYQAEMDNGAQRPKRWPVMKNTNGSVIEDAPGKLLAPAGQRTVAQNGNVSDNPMMGIYTTTGTTTSQEVLDRVYRKEGWNTLRIIAHGNRIQTFINGLPAAECVDSAYRYQSGHLGLQYHGRGAKTVQFKNLKLTHLRDAPLVAQTPDVSPAPSSASPAPNSATDTLPPLKACLLDYMWEWNSPLGKTLAAFQPDGTLILKDKRALKWSMTGSQTIQVTGDSGKAVELVFDTTFSTFKMSSAAGSNESSQIWGTRSTTLPPRLESVITTRAWAWRQVWAPPSKRWSEVRFDRDGTFRAFHGTSLAYTGKWEVAGPGRIKIPNNKIPFISTFGYFLQFDNEFTRFEATDLGKRKVPGENIGPASQAPLPLPPPKPEDEFRTAFAMVSGSSNGGTNSGFGDTKRTLDVSINTASDDHIHVTVKASWVVLTPGRQLVPSRTETRKFTIGGDHPYYEKFSITSVWQRTNGMTDGITNEDGVLRGWVVRAYDVNGKEISAAASQPAYLDIGK
- a CDS encoding ATP-grasp domain-containing protein, which gives rise to MTRCQSGEEEATRAFVDSLLTATDVSIPSAFVLDVGVTLERGWAVVEANPCWGAGLYGCEPQRVLEVLRGSLKHRALMKDGDWRWTSPRVKARRYELGSRS
- the rpoC gene encoding DNA-directed RNA polymerase subunit beta', yielding MQETSSFDNHLKELFGEQHRTGGFDMVSISVASPDRIRSWSHGEVKNPETINYRTFKPEKGGLFCERIFGPTRDWECACGKYKRIKHKGVICDRCGVEVTLSRVRRERMGHIELAVPVTHIWFYKCMPSRIGLMLDMTARSLERVIYYEDYIVVSPGSTPLQRGQLLTEMELREAEDQYGADSFKVGMGAEAIRDILAQANLAEMVKELEQSMTKTRSKQLRKKIAKRLKLCQGFAASHSRPEYMVMEVLPVIPPDLRPLVPLEGGRFATSDLNDLYRRVINRNNRLKNLLALKTPDVIIRNEKRMLQEAVDALFDNGRHGRAVTGAGNRPLKSMSDMLKGKSGRFRQNLLGKRVDYSGRSVIVIGPDLTLNQCGLPKKMALVLFEPFIIRRLKELGLVHTVRSAKKMIERRTPEVWDILDEVTKGHPVLLNRAPTLHRLSIQAFEPKLIEGEAIRVHPLVCTAYNADFDGDQMAVHVPLSIEAQMEARLLMLAPNNLFSPASGKPVMTPSQDIPLGCFALTYLRELPGAPKDERRLSIFNDPSEVEFALSENAVEVNQKVLYRNPDYNTKGRTYGDPTKAVVETTPGRIRFSEIWPAELGFYNNTVGKKQLSDIIWRCFQKAGHQETVAALDRLKQLGFREAMRSGCSIGITDMVIPEAKYKALDKARADVELVTKQYKRGIITNGERQQKVIDIWTGVGEEVTKEVFRTLEYNDGKKLHNPLYVMVTSGARGNQTQIKQLAGMRGLMAKPSGEIIEQPITSNFREGLTVLEYFISTHGARKGLSDTALKTADSGYMTRKLVDVAQDVIVTEEDCGTVNGITLSSIYQGDDEVVDLKTRIYGRVSCETIHDPVDKTTLVEYGQLITEEVANHLVKIGVEKLKIRSVLTCESKRGCCAKCYGLSLATGRVVKVGEAVGIVAAQSIGEPGTQLTMRTFHVGGVAAGAFKQPIIVTKNAGSIRYNELRIVNTPEGSVVLTKNGTISIHDDAGRELESHKIVLGALISKEDGGKVKKGETIVTWDPYNVPIITEKQGKIEFRDMLGGVTITKEVNQATGNEETVVIEHKEDLHPQIVIVDPKTKEILASYTIPAGAHLSVKNNEKVDAGTVLAKTPRKAAKTKDITGGLPRVAELFEARKPKDACEIAKIDGNIEIGGLVRGKRRVIITDSKTGQQEEHLIPRNKHIFVQNGDHVTKGDQLTEGAVVPHEILEILGPQALREHLVNEVQEVYRAQGVEINDKHVEIIIRQMLRKVKITEPGDTAFLWGDQIDRLEFERENQRVSDEGGKPATAEPVLLGITKASLETDSFISAASFQDTTRVLTEAATLAKNDLLRGFKENVIMGHLIPAGTGFRTNRNFNVVETVKPTFGAESDEAVA